The nucleotide sequence ttaaTTGTGTCTGATTTTAAGCTGAACAGAGTGAAATTGGAATTTCCCTGATGATAGATTTGTGGCATTGAACCCAgttcatggttttgaatcataATTCGATTGAGTTTCAAGTAAAGTTGAGATCTTGGCCATTGTAGCTTTGATTTGCTATATACACATTGTGCAAACTATGGTTCTTGAAATGTAGATACAGCATCTACCTGCATATCATATATGAACTGTTTAAAATTACCGAGGGCTGTATGAAGTCTTTCTGATCTGAGGTTATGGATCCGCGATGTGCTCCTTTTTTGGAAACATAACATTGCACTAGTTCTGCACTCAGGTTTAGTTAACCATGTTTGTGATTTTAATCCATGGGTTCCTGGAAATCTTGTTTGATCATACAACGACTGTTGAATATTCTTAGTGTGCAGTTACTCGAACTGGGTCGAACTGAGGGAAGAGGGGGTGCGGGTGGTTGTTTTAACTATCTTGTCATAAGTGGTTGTTCACAtatttgatggattgttttacTACCCGTAGAAGAACTAGAGCTACAACAATTTAGGGCTTTTAATTTAGATTGAGCATTTGTCGTGGTATTTTAATGGAGTCTTGATTTGTGCATATTGAGACTTCGCTTTTGATTTCCCTATCTTCTTCAAAACTAATGTAATCTGGGAGTTTATTTTCATCTGTATAATGACAAAGGtcatgtttttggtttttgttcctTTGCAGGATTGGCCAATCTCACAGTCACAGGTTAGAATGCCTCCTACCATTCAACGTCTTGCGTTATTTCTTTTTCTGCATTCCTGGTATGTCTTGTGATCTATATATACGGGTACATGGATGTAATGAGTATTTTGTTGACGAACAGATTGTGGAAGTAATGACCCAGATCTGAAGCAGGAGATGGAGAAGCAGTTCGTGGACCTTTTGACAGAGGAATTGAAGCTGCAAGAGGCTGTTGCCGCAGAGCACACCCGTCACATGAACATCACATTTGCTGAAGCAAAGAGGGTGGCTTCTCAGTACCAGAAGGAAGCAGAAAAGTGCAATGCTGCAACAGAAACATGCGAGGAGGCGAGGGAGCGCGCTGAGGCATTGCTCATCAAGGAGAGAAGGGTGACTTTCTTGTGGGAAAGACGAGCCCGTCAAATGGGTTGGGATAGTTTGTAAACTTCGATTTCAAGTTCTCGTTCGGTTTAACTACTGATTCGTCTCTCTTCGCAatatttatacatacaaaaCCATGCAAATTGCATGGTCTGTTTCTTCCCCTGTTACAGCATAATTGCTCTCTCGCTCTCTTGCAATTGTAGTTGTACTTGTACTGCCCACAAATGGCATAGTTACCAGATTTTTAACCTATGAACAAAATGTTATGGATCCCTTGGCCCATTTTACTGCTAGTAAATTAATTTATGCCACGGTAGAAGTGtgattgaaaatatttatatCTACATGTAATACTTACATATAATGGGCGCGATAGAATTCGAGGACATATGCTTTTGATACACGTTTCTGTGGAGTTCACTTTACAATGTATTTCAATGATACAACcatctattttttgtcttacaTCAAAGATTATGTCAATCAAAAatcactcaaattaaaaccataTGACCGTTGGATAAATGCATATTTCTTTGTAGAACcgtatttgtcaatttttttcactatactataaatgaatgtcttagagctcgtttggatgtgttttgaaaatgattgaaagcgcaTTTGGTGAAAATCTTTTCGGgaacaatccttagtaaaaatgttaacaaatcttggaaaaacacttaaagtgcttcatggaagaagcacttaactggtgcttcttgtagaaagcacttaaagtgcttttggaacccaataacattttctctaaaagcactttcaatcattttaaaagcacatccaaatgaGCCTTTAATGATTTTGGATACGTTTAATACAAAGATGATCCGTAAATGATATTCTAAATACAAACGATTTGATtgttaaaatatattacaaagTGAATATTACAAAtgggtgtaaaaaaaaaaaagatgtgtc is from Pyrus communis chromosome 10, drPyrComm1.1, whole genome shotgun sequence and encodes:
- the LOC137748221 gene encoding uncharacterized protein — its product is MSRRSATCLRCCLVVFAVVSALGVCGPALYWRFKKTVKLGDSKISCPSCNCDCPPPLSLLKIAPGLANLTVTDCGSNDPDLKQEMEKQFVDLLTEELKLQEAVAAEHTRHMNITFAEAKRVASQYQKEAEKCNAATETCEEARERAEALLIKERRVTFLWERRARQMGWDSL